In Hippoglossus stenolepis isolate QCI-W04-F060 chromosome 5, HSTE1.2, whole genome shotgun sequence, one genomic interval encodes:
- the slc17a6a gene encoding vesicular glutamate transporter 2.2, which produces MEPDKERAVPTSKEGLKQIAGKALGKLHRRLEKRQQTGEAIELTEDGRPREDQERKTPLCDCTCFGAPRRYIIAMLSGLGFCISFGIRCNLGVAIVSMVNNSTIHKNGEIIIIEKAKFNWGPETVGMIHGSFFWGYIVTQIPGGYISSRLAANRVFGAAIVLTSILNMFIPSAARRHYGLVIFVRILQGLVEGVTYPACHGIWSKWAPPLERSRLATISFCGSYAGAVIAMPLAGIMVQYTGWSSVFYVYGTFGIIWYMFWVLVSYESPAEHPTITVEERSYIEESIGESAQLMGAMEKYKTPWKKFFTSMPVYAIIVANFCRSWTFYLLLISQPAYFEEVFGFEISKVGIVSALPHLVMTIIVPLGGQLADYLRTHNIMSTTMVRKIMNCGGFGMEATLLLVVGYSHSKGMAISFLVLAVGFSGFAISGFNVNHLDIAPRYASILMGISNGVGTLSGMVCPLIVGAMTKNKTREEWQYVFLIAAMVHYGGVIFYGLFASGEKQPWADPEETSDEKCGFIEEDELAEETGDITQSYGAMGGPAKTYGATSQLNGGWVQDWDKTEEYVQEPAGKMYAERGYS; this is translated from the exons ATGGAGCCAGACAAGGAGCGAGCTGTGCCCACCTCGAAAGAGGGGCTCAAACAAATCGCAGGGAAGGCCCTGGGGAAGCTGCACAg GAGGCTGGAGAAGCGGCAGCAGACAGGTGAGGCCATCGAGCTGACGGAGGATGGGAGACCCCGGGAGGACCAGGAGCGGAAGACGCCCCTGTGCGACTGCACGTGTTTCGGGGCACCGCGCAGGTACATCATCGCCATGCTGAGCGGCCTCGGCTTCTGCATCTCCTTCGGCATCCGGTGTAACCTGGGTGTGGCCATCGTCAGCATGGTCAACAACAGCACCATCCACAAGAACGGCGAGATCATCATCATAGAG AAAGCAAAATTCAACTGGGGCCCGGAGACGGTGGGGATGATCCATGGCTCCTTCTTCTGGGGCTACATCGTCACTCAGATTCCAGGAGGGTACATCTCCTCTAGATTGGCCGCAAacag GGTTTTCGGGGCTGCCATCGTGCTGACGTCCATCCTGAACATGTTCATCCCCTCCGCCGCTCGCCGGCACTATGGCTTGGTCATCTTTGTGAGGATATTACAAGGGTTGGTGGAG GGAGTCACTTACCCAGCATGCCACGGGATCTGGAGCAAGTGGGCTCCACCTCTGGAAAGAAGTCGTCTGGCAACCATTTCCTTCTGTG GATCTTATGCTGGCGCGGTGATAGCGATGCCTCTGGCTGGGATCATGGTCCAGTACACGGGATGGTCCtctgtcttctacgtgtacg GAACCTTTGGGATTATTTGGTACATGTTCTGGGTCTTGGTGTCCTATGAGAGTCCAGCGGAGCACCCGACCATCACCGTCGAGGAGCGGAGTTACATCGAGGAGAGCATCGGGGAAAGTGCCCAGCTGATGGGCGCAATGGAA AAATATAAGACCCCCTGGAAGAAGTTTTTCACCTCCATGCCCGTCTATGCAATCATTGTGGCCAACTTCTGCAGGAGCTGGACGTTCTATCTGCTCCTCATCAGCCAGCCTGCATACTTTGAAGAGGTGTTTGGTTTTGAAATCAGCAAG GTTGGAATCGTGTCGGCTCTACCCCACCTGGTCATGACCATCATCGTGCCCTTAGGTGGCCAGTTAGCCGACTATCTGCGGACCCACAACATCATGTCCACCACCATGGTCCGAAAAATCATGAACTGTGGAG gCTTCGGGATGGAGGCCACTCTCTTATTAGTGGTTGGTTATTCTCACAGTAAGGGGATGGCCATCTCCTTCTTAGTTCTGGCCGTGGGTTTTAGTGGTTTTGCAATATCAG GTTTCAATGTCAACCATTTGGACATCGCTCCACGCTATGCCAGCATCCTCATGGGTATATCCAACGGTGTGGGAACCCTGTCTGGGATGGTCTGCCCTCTAATAGTGGGCGCAATGACAAAGAACAAG ACCCGGGAAGAGTGGCAATATGTCTTCCTCATCGCTGCCATGGTGCACTATGGGGGCGTGATATTCTATGGGCTCTTTGCATCTGGGGAGAAACAGCCATGGGCCGACCCCGAGGAAACCAGCGACGAGAAGTGCGGCTTCATCGAAGAGGATGAGCTAGCGGAGGAGACAGGTGACATCACGCAGAGTTACGGCGCGATGGGTGGCCCGGCAAAAACCTACGGGGCCACTTCGCAGCTCAACGGAGGTTGGGTGCAGGACTGGGATAAGACGGAGGAGTATGTGCAGGAACCGGCGGGAAAGATGTACGCCGAGCGCGGCTACTCCTAA
- the fancf gene encoding Fanconi anemia group F protein: MESALRNLSSSVELLAVAAHSGAVAQWDDHSLSTAFDWARYCEHLFSRFHNNPAVRGAMEEQLQLTNGRLRAAFPGYTEVSFSDLSRCQHHLLIGLLNNPKLPISIVKLLFDSNTPADSVHSGCGDVSGLCSRIIRCKSACKVLSPLTPPSAVGADAEVQGGLLMERLGALITHGGAEHFLDSVLRGCEGAAAEHFCLVIAAALLTTTNSETASQDVLLDWLRKKQPSTLQRTCSALPTALLMDLVKEHLKFRDAYCDVLKKWASDMEYSISDGEWVQSRTNPPVSFQKLAEHFQALFETCPSLGDDVEKELNALKISDGDFDVRGLSVWGDLLSELHK; this comes from the coding sequence ATGGAGTCGGCTCTGAGGAACCTGTCGAGCTCCGTGGAGCTGCTGGCGGTGGCGGCGCACAGCGGTGCGGTGGCACAGTGGGATGACCACAGCCTGTCCACCGCGTTTGACTGGGCCCGGTACTGCGAACACCTCTTCTCCAGGTTTCACAACAACCCCGCGGTCAGAGGAGCCATGgaggagcagctccagctcaCGAATGGACGCCTGAGAGCTGCGTTCCCCGGATACACCGAGGTGTCCTTCTCCGACCTGTCCCGGTGCCAGCACCACCTGCTCATCGGGCTGCTGAACAACCCCAAGCTGCCCATCTCCATCGTGAAGCTGCTCTTTGACAGtaacactcctgcagacagcgTGCACAGTGGCTGTGGGGATGTGTCCGGCCTCTGCAGCCGCATCATCCGGTGCAAGTCTGCGTGTAAAGTCCTGAGTCCTCTCACTCCCCCCTCAGCTGTGGGTGCTGATGCTGAGGTGCAGGGGGGGCTGCTGATGGAGAGGCTGGGTGCTCTGATCACACATGGCGGAGCAGAGCACTTTTTAGACTCAGTCCTCCGGGgatgtgaaggagcagcagcagaacacttCTGTCTGGTcatcgctgcagctctgctgaCAACGACAAACTCAGAAACTGCCTCACAGGACGTTCTCCTGGACTGGCTACGGAAAAAACAACCCAGCACGCTACAGCGCACGTGTTCCGCTCTGCCCACCGCACTTCTCATGGACCTGGTCAAAGAACACCTGAAATTTAGGGACGCATACTGTGATGTGCTAAAAAAGTGGGCCTCTGATATGGAGTACAGCATAAGTGATGGTGAATGGGTTCAGAGCAGAACAAACCCCCCAGTGTCCTTTCAGAAACTGGCCGAGCACTTTCAGGCCTTGTTTGAGACGTGTCCCTCTCTGGGGGACGATGTAGAGAAAGAGTTAAATGCTTTGAAGATTTCTGATGGAGACTTCGATGTCAGAGGTCTGAGTGTGTGGGGAGACCTGCTGTCAGAGTTACACAAGTGA